The proteins below are encoded in one region of Thioalbus denitrificans:
- a CDS encoding DUF1289 domain-containing protein, translating into MKAFSPCRGREHCTEDGSHCRGCGRSHTEIELTRELIGELAEICSAFGYGANEDEAFMRYVAEKALKKKRSMDSGAASL; encoded by the coding sequence ATGAAGGCCTTCTCGCCCTGCCGCGGCCGCGAGCACTGCACCGAAGACGGAAGCCACTGCCGCGGCTGCGGACGCAGCCATACCGAGATCGAACTGACCCGGGAGTTGATCGGCGAACTGGCGGAAATCTGTTCGGCGTTCGGCTACGGAGCGAATGAGGACGAGGCGTTCATGCGCTACGTGGCGGAGAAGGCGCTGAAGAAGAAGCGCAGCATGGACAGCGGGGCCGCCAGCCTCTGA
- a CDS encoding DUF2934 domain-containing protein, which translates to MIAEAAYLKAESRGFSPEGCLDDWLEAEREVESRLSWR; encoded by the coding sequence ATGATCGCTGAAGCGGCCTACCTCAAGGCCGAGTCGCGGGGCTTCTCGCCCGAGGGGTGCCTGGACGACTGGCTCGAGGCCGAGCGTGAGGTGGAGAGCCGTCTGTCCTGGCGGTGA